The DNA window CACCGCTGTCGGCGTCCAGTTTTTTGAGCCGGAACACCACCGCTTCGACGGGGCTTTTCTGAAACAACAGATCGGCGGGGATCACCTGCGTGTTTTCCCACTGATCGGTCATGCGCATGAACAGGCTTTCGTTGACGGGCAGGTTTTCCGGCCCGCCCAGACTGATAAGCATCCGGCGGAAAGCCGCCAGAAAATCGATTTGGAGTTGATTCGGATTCGAGCGTCCTCGCTTCATCGGGTTGAGGTCATTGGGCTACCCAAACAGGCTCCCGCCGACGCATTAGTATGGTTGTCTGTTGTTTTTTTGGGATGATAAAGATACGCAATAATCACCTGATAGCAAGGCGGTATTATGAATAGATTGTGATGGTTTCAGGGTGAGATATCCCCTCACACATGAGATGGTATTGGACGTGGAATTGAACGCCTTTACGTCTAAACAATAGGCTATTGGCGACTACTGTGCGTTGTGTAGATTTGCTGCGATGAACCGAAAAACTGACAAGCGGGAAGGCAACCAATACGACAAGATTGTCAAAGAGAACATTGACAGTATCATTCCTGCACTAATGAGCAGCGTACTGGGCTTTCGGGTAGAAGAAGCGGTTGTCATCCGGGAAAAGCTGCAACAAACGAAAGAAAAAGAGGCAGATGCACTGCGCATTGTGACAGCACCGGGCGGGGCCCAGTTTATTCTGCATCTGGAGTTTCAGGTAGACGACTACCTGAAAATGGTTTTCCGTATGGCTGATTACTGGGTACTGCTCAAATCGAAATACGGCCTTCCGGTTCGGCAGTTTGTTATCTACATTGGCAATCAATTGCCGAAAATGAAGACGGTACTCACCGAAGACGGCAACTATTTCCAGTTTCAGCTTATCAACATCACGCAGTTCGACTATCTGCGTTTCCTGACGTCAG is part of the Spirosoma rhododendri genome and encodes:
- a CDS encoding RpnC/YadD family protein gives rise to the protein MNRKTDKREGNQYDKIVKENIDSIIPALMSSVLGFRVEEAVVIREKLQQTKEKEADALRIVTAPGGAQFILHLEFQVDDYLKMVFRMADYWVLLKSKYGLPVRQFVIYIGNQLPKMKTVLTEDGNYFQFQLINITQFDYLRFLTSDNPEEVILSVLADFDREKSDQALGQIIHRLEETTPDQRTFQKHMRQLRVLSKLRNLDLKFDDMIQNMDKYIDAENDYLYIRAKKEIISNLLTNTDFAPDRIAQIAGVSPEFVRTVQQEVAGK